In Flavobacterium praedii, the DNA window CTTTTTTTCTATCTCAACATTCATTTTAAGAACATCTCTTTCTCCTGAAATAAAATTAAAAAAACCTTGAACGCCACCAGAACCAGAGTACAATCGTCGTTCTTGAGGAGTTAATTTAATTTGTCCTTTTGGAATAATTCCCAAATTTTCAGCAGTAATATTGGCGTATTTATTAATTATTACTTCATCTAATTCGATAGCATTAAAAGTCATATTAACTTCTAATGTACCGGATTCGTATTCAAATTTATAAACATATTTTCGAAGAAGTTTATAATCAATTCCTGAAAAACTTAAAACATCCCCCACTTTTGCCTGAATAGAAAAACAACCATCAGCATCAGAGACAGCTATCATTTTATTAGTAAAATTAAAGACACTGATTCCGGCCAATTTAGTAGAATCGGAAGCAATTATACCCGTAATTACTTTATCTTCTTTAACTTGAGCAATCATAAACTGAAACCCATTAAATAAAAACAATAGTATTAAAATTTTCTTCATATTATTAATTGAAATCATTGAACTTCAGTATCTGTTGCCTTATCTTTATTAAATTTAGTAGCCAATCCAACTATTAAAAACATACACATTGTTTTATTTTTTCCTTTTAAAGATGCTACAAAATCAGGATCCTCAATACAGTAATATTGAAAACCTCTTACATAATCTTTAGAAATTTTTAAAGTTTCCAAATAATATTTATCCTCAAATAGGGTTTGTAATTTGAGCATTAAAAACTCTTTTCTCTCAACAGAAACAGCTTTTTTTAGCATTTTTGTTCTTCCACTAATCGCATTCAAAATTGGGTCAACTGCTAAAGCTCCACCCAATACACCCAACAAGTGTGTCGGCTTAAAATCTCCGGCGGTTTGCAACTTTCTTTCTGCAGGGGTTAATTTTATTTGATTCTCAGGAATTATTCCTAAGTTTTCAGCAGTAATATCAGGACGCGTGTTTATTAAAACTTCGTTTAATTCGATACTTTTTGGAGTTAAATCAACAACTATATTTCCAGTTTTAAATTCTTTAGTATTGATATATTTTCGCAAAGTTTCATAATTAACAGCCGAGAAGCTCAAGATATCTCCTTCATTAACCAAAATCGAAAACGAGCCATTGGAGTCTGAAACCACCATATTTATATTGGAAGTATTTAAGATATTTATACCCTCTAATGGAATCCCATTCGAAGAAACCTGCCCTTTGATCCTTTTAGCTAAAGTTACTTGAGCAGTTACACCAACGGATGCAAGCAAAAACAATAGTGAAAAAGTAAAATTATATTTCACAAGCTATTTATGTTTATAATGAATACTTTTTTTAACAAAACTCTATTTTCTAAAACACAGCAGGCTTGTTTTGTATCATTTTTTTTTAAATAAAAATTAGCTTTCCGCTTATTAAAACAATCATTTTCAAAAAATTCTTGTGACTGTATTTGTAAGCTTAACGAAATAAATAACGGAATTAAAAAAAGTAAAACTTTTGCCATAGTCACAATTATAAAGTGTAAAAGTATCCCAAACCCATCCAAATTAATTATTAATGGTTTGGTAAAAGTTTGTTAATTAAAAAATGATTATTTCATTAAAAAACCAATCGTTTTATACCTTTACTTAAAATTTTACAAAGTAAAAAAAATGAAAAACTGTATCATAGCAAGTACATCCACACTTCACGGCGGAGATTATTTAGAATATATTTTACCCGAATTGCAATTGCATTTTCAAAACTGTAAAACAATACTATTTATTCCATATGCACGACCAAGCGGCATAACCCATGACGAGTACACCTCTAAAGTCGCACAGGCATTCGGTAAAATAAATATAGTAGTGAAAGGAATTCATGAATTTGAAAACCCACAAGAAGCTATTCATAATGCAGAAGGAATTTTTACTGGTGGAGGTAATACCTTTTTACTGGTTACTCAATTGTACAAAAATGAGCTTATGAATATTCTTGCAGATACCGTAAAGGCCGGTACACCTTATTTAGGAACAAGCGCCGGAAGCAACATTTGCGGATTGACCATGCAAACTACAAATGATATGCCAATTATTTATCCACCGAGTTTTCAAACTTTAGGGTTAATCCCATTCAATTTAAATCCACATTATTTAGACCCGGACCATCAATCCCAACACATGGGGGAAACAAGAGAAACGAGAATAAAAGAGTTTCATGCGTTTAATACTTTACCCGTTTTAGGATTACGCGAAGGAAGCTGGCTAGAGGTTAAAGGAGACAAAATCACTTTAAAAGGAAATTTACAAGCTCGCCTTTTTAGGCAAAACCTATTACCCGAAGAACTAGAAACAGGAAGTGATTTGAGTTTTTTAAATTAAAGTATTCAAACTCAAATTAAAAAAATAGACCATTAAGATATCAAGTTATTTAATATCTTAATGGTACATAAAAAAATAATTTTTTGAGTAAAAAAAAACCTCAAATTTTCATTTGAGGTTTTTGGAGCGAAAGACGAGGCTCGAACTCGCGACAACCAGCTTGGAAGGCTGGAGCTCTACCAACTGAGCTACTTTCGCATTAATCATTAAAAATTCCCTTTACAATCAAATAAAATTTGATTTTAGAGCGAAAGACGAGGCTCGAACTCGCGACAACCAGCTTGGAAGGCTGGAGCTCTACCAACTGAGCTACTTTCGCATTATTGAGGTGCAAAGATAAACAATAAAAACAGTTATTTGCAAATTTTTTTTCAAAAATAAACGCAAGAATAACGAAGTATTTTTCAACCATTTTAAAACTAAAAAGTTATGTATTAATTTTTTTTTAATTACCATACAAAATATTCAAAAAACAACCTCTTTAGAAACATTTACTAAAAGGTAAGCTATCATTTGAAAAGTAAAACCAATACTATTATTTCATTTTAAAGAATACAATAGATCCACTAAAATCATATTGACTGTTTCTAAAAAGCATAAATTAACAAGAAATATTTCAGTATACTAAAATAATAATAGCATCTTTGTACTCTAAAAATAATTAAAAATCAGAGAATGGTAGTTTTAGATATAAATAAAACAAGAAAAGCTACTATTGTATTGTGAAAACACCATACAAAACCTCAACTGCTCTTGTTTAATTCACAAATAGCTTTTATATGCTTTTGAAAAAATTAAACACCTTATATAGTTACGACTGTTTTACTTTAAAATTTGTAAGTCAACATTGATTAATTATAAAAACTGAATTAATGAATAAAATTTCCTTCCTTATTATATTTATGGCTTTTGTAAGCTGCAAAAAAGACTCTATCATAAATATTGACTCATTAACAGACTCAAAAAAAAATGATAAAGAAGGATCGATCCTTGCTATTGACACACTTTTATATGCTCCTTTTAAAAGCAAAATACTAAATGAATTCTATAATTCCAAAGACAACGAGACGGTTTGGCAATCTGAAAACAACAGAAAAATAATTATCAAAACCATCAAAAACTGTGAGACGGAAGGTTTAAATCCAGACGATTATAACATCACTAAGCTATCCGAACTGGAAAAAAAATTCTCTGATCTAGATGAATCAGAACAAATAAATTATGACTTATTACTAACTTATAATTTTCAAAAATATTTAACCCACTTACATAATGGCAAACTCAATCCTAGAAAAATTTACAACAACTGGGATTTACATATTAATGAATTGGACATTAAAACTATTTTAAACAATGCCATAGAAAAAGATTCTTTAATTCATGAAATTGAAAAATGCCAACCAAAAGCTTTAACATATCAAAAACTGATAAAAGCGTTAGAAATTATCAATAAATTTCCTGACGAACAAACTCCATTAATAGTTACAGAAGATAAAATTTATCATAACAAAAAAAACATAGCAGTAATCAACATCAAAAAAAAATTAAGGTATTGGAAAGATTTAAAAGCCAAAGACAGCATCACTTCAACTTATGATGATGATACTTTTGAGGCTGTAAAAAAATTTCAAACTAGACATGGTTTAATTTCAGATGGCATTATTGGAAAAAGCACTATAACTGCTCTTAATTTCACAAAAGAAGAAAGAAAAAACCAAATCATAGCCAATCTAGAACGCTGGAGATGGTTTTCTAAATCCTTTGCAGAAAACTACCTCTTGATTAATATCCCCAATTATAGTTTGAACGTAATAGAAAAGCAAAAAATCACTATGAATAAACGTATAGTTGTTGGAAAAATTAATCGAAAAACTCCAATCCTTACCTCTATTTTACAGACCGTCGTTTTCAACCCAACTTGGACCGTACCACCAACTATCCTGAAAGAAGATTTATTACCCGAAATGATTAAAAACAGAAACACCTTGAAAAACAAAGGCATTGGTATTTATGACTCAAAAAACAAGGAGATAGACCCTTTAGATTGGAATGAAAAAAGACCAAGAGGCTATCGCTATATTCAAAAACCAGGGTATTACAATTCGCTAGGAGTCGTTAAGATTAATTTTCCAAATAAACACAGCGTCTATTTACACGATACGAATCACCGTAATTTGTTTGAAAGAAACAATCGTTCCTTGAGTTCAGGATGTGTTCGAATAGAAAAACCATTGGAATTGGCTCAATTATTATTAGACAATCCAGTTCAGTATTCTAAAGAAAAAATAGATTCTATTGTTGCAACAAGAGAAACATTATTTATAGGAATAAAAAAACGCTATGCCATATACCAATGGTACTGGACAGCGTGGAGTGAAAATGACGAATTAATTTTTAGAGATGATATCTACAAACTTGATGCCGATTTATACAAACAATTACGAAACTAATTTCATTCTATTTGTTTTATTCAATGATGGATGATAAATAAATAAGCAAGCTCCACCTTTAATCATATCAATAACATCTGAAGCAACATCTACAGGAACTGCGGGACAACCTTGACTTCTTCCTAATCGGTTGTGTGCTCTTATGAAGGCTTCAGAAACATAATCAGCGCCATGTATTACAACAGCTCTTTTGCGTGCTTGATCATTTAACCCTTTCTCCAAACCATCAAGTTTTAGAGAAACTCCATGTTTTCCTTTATAAACTTCTCCTGTTGCATAAAACCCTAAGCTACTTTTGAAAGATTCTGGAGTATTTGAAAAATTATTGGCAAATTCATCACCTGTATTTCTCCCATGTGCCACTAGAGATTGAAACAACACTTCATTGTTTACTAAATCAATAATCCAAAGACGTTTTGCATTTGAGGACAAACTAAAATCTACTACTGCAAGAATGTCTTTTTTAACCAAACCTTTTTCTTTTAAAGCATAAAATCCTTTTAAGGCTTCTGCAAAACATTCTGATTTAGGTAATTCAAAACGATTCCCTTTTAGAGATTTATAAACCTCTATAATTTTGGTATCTAAACTTGAAGTCAAATTAGAAGCTACTTTTCTATTTGTAGCTGTTTTTAATGTATTAGTACCATTATCCTTAAATGAATATGAAAAAAACATATAAATTGAAGCAAATAAAACTTTGTAAACCATTGTATATCTATTCGTTAACCAACTTTTGGGGATTACAAATATACAAACAATTACTACTCATCAAAATAAATTTGCATTTAATCGGTAATATTTAACTTTTTATCGATATTTCTTTTTTAAAAAAAAATTCAAAAACACAATTTTTTAAAAATTTATATTACTTTTGTTACAAATCACTAGTTTTTTATGACCAAATTTCTAAATATTTTAGTTTTTTCTATATTCCTTAGTAACTCCTTGCTTTATGGTCAAAAAAAGACTCTTAATACGAAGTCTATTACATCCAAGATTTTTGTAGATGGAAAGTTATCTGAAGTAGAATGGAATACGGCCGAAACAGCTTCAAATTTTGTTATGTATCAACCAGATAACGGAAAACCAATTAGTGAAAATAAAAAAACAGAGGTGAAAATTCTTTATGACAACGACGCAGTATATATCGCTGCCATTATGCATGATGAAAACCCCAGTAAAATAAAAAAAGAAATTACAAACAGAGATAGTTTTGGTGTAACCGATTATTTTTCGGTATTCATCAATGGATTTAATGACGGCCAACAAGATTTTAGATTTTATGTTACTGCTGCTGGAGTACAAATAGACTGTATTACGACTGAAAGTTACAATGATTATTCTTGGGATGCTATTTGGGACAGCAAAACAACCATTACTGAACAAGGATGGGTTGTCGAAATGAAAATTCCATACGCTGCTATCCGTTTCCCAAATACAAAAAAACAAACTTGGGGTATCAATTTTCTAAGAAGCATCGAACGCGATGTTCAAATTTATTCTTGGAACCGAATTGACACTAAAATAGGAGCTGAACTTACACAAAATGGAATTTTAGAAGGTATAGAAAATATAAAAACCCCTACCCGATTATTTTTTATTCCTTACGCTTCTTTTTACAACCAAAAAGATGACAACCAATCAGACAGTACTTTTAAGGGAGGGTTAGACATCAAATACGGAATTAATGATGCCTTTACACTAGATGCAATATTAGTACCTGATTTTGGTCAAACTAAATTCGATAACATTGTCTTAAATCTTGAACCATTTGAACAACAATTGAACGAAAACAGACCATTCTTTACCGAAGGAACTGAATTATTTTCAAAAGGTAATCTCTTTTATTCCAGAAGAATCGGAGGGGAACCTACTGGATATCCAGATCTAGCTAAAAATGAAGTAGTCACTAAATACCCCGGAACTGTTGATTTACTGAATGCCATAAAAATATCAGGCCGAACCAAAAACGGATTGGGAGTTGGTTTTTTAAACGCCATAACCGAAAAAACCTTTGCTACAATAAGAGACACAGTTACTCAAAACATTCGAAAAGAAGTTATTGAACCATTAGCCAATTACAATGTAGTAGTTTTAGATCAACGATTCAATAAAAATTCATCTGTTACTTTTATAAATACCAATACTACTCGAAATGGAGATTTTAGAGATGCTAACGTTGCTGGTCTTTTATTTGATTTAAACACTAAAAAAAACAGTTATAACTTAAATGGTGATTTCAAATACAGCACTATAAACACTACTGAAGATTATAACGGGTTTAAAACTTCCTTAGGTTTCAAAAAAACAAGTGGAAAAATTCGATATGAATTCTCAGGAAAATACATTTCCGAAGACTATGATGTCAATGACTTAGGAATCATATTTTACACCAATTACCATGCAGCATACGCCAATGCGAGCTATAGAATCCTAAATCCTACCTCGATTTTCAATACTTTTAAAATTATTGAAGAAGCCAATCTGGAAATTCAAAATACAACTGGAAAAATTCAGGAAAATTTCTTAAAAACAACAATAGGAGCCAAATCAAAAAACAACACCTATTATGAATTTTCCGTTTTATACGCTCCAAAAGAAACTTTTGATTTTTATCAACCATTGGCTAGCGGAAGATATGTTTATATTCCAAAAAGATTGACTTCGTATTTTGGATTTGAATTAAACAGAAATCACCCTTTAACAGTAGACGCAACAGTTTCGACAGCGCAATATGATGAAGAAAACAGACAAACTTATGGTATTTATATCAATCCAAAATACAGATTCAACAATCAATTCTCACTAG includes these proteins:
- a CDS encoding DUF5916 domain-containing protein — encoded protein: MTKFLNILVFSIFLSNSLLYGQKKTLNTKSITSKIFVDGKLSEVEWNTAETASNFVMYQPDNGKPISENKKTEVKILYDNDAVYIAAIMHDENPSKIKKEITNRDSFGVTDYFSVFINGFNDGQQDFRFYVTAAGVQIDCITTESYNDYSWDAIWDSKTTITEQGWVVEMKIPYAAIRFPNTKKQTWGINFLRSIERDVQIYSWNRIDTKIGAELTQNGILEGIENIKTPTRLFFIPYASFYNQKDDNQSDSTFKGGLDIKYGINDAFTLDAILVPDFGQTKFDNIVLNLEPFEQQLNENRPFFTEGTELFSKGNLFYSRRIGGEPTGYPDLAKNEVVTKYPGTVDLLNAIKISGRTKNGLGVGFLNAITEKTFATIRDTVTQNIRKEVIEPLANYNVVVLDQRFNKNSSVTFINTNTTRNGDFRDANVAGLLFDLNTKKNSYNLNGDFKYSTINTTEDYNGFKTSLGFKKTSGKIRYEFSGKYISEDYDVNDLGIIFYTNYHAAYANASYRILNPTSIFNTFKIIEEANLEIQNTTGKIQENFLKTTIGAKSKNNTYYEFSVLYAPKETFDFYQPLASGRYVYIPKRLTSYFGFELNRNHPLTVDATVSTAQYDEENRQTYGIYINPKYRFNNQFSLEYAFDYLTKRNDRGRVGSDSNGIVFAERNRETLQNTLTGKFALTNRMALNLDVRYYWSYAENHEFFTLQENGYLTPNPSYNLNKNRNYNSWNLDLSYSWWFAPGSQMYILYRNYGLEDTRQVEKDLSSNLKNIFNSNLTNIISVSIRYYIDYNVVKNKF
- a CDS encoding murein L,D-transpeptidase catalytic domain family protein, with the protein product MVYKVLFASIYMFFSYSFKDNGTNTLKTATNRKVASNLTSSLDTKIIEVYKSLKGNRFELPKSECFAEALKGFYALKEKGLVKKDILAVVDFSLSSNAKRLWIIDLVNNEVLFQSLVAHGRNTGDEFANNFSNTPESFKSSLGFYATGEVYKGKHGVSLKLDGLEKGLNDQARKRAVVIHGADYVSEAFIRAHNRLGRSQGCPAVPVDVASDVIDMIKGGACLFIYHPSLNKTNRMKLVS
- a CDS encoding L,D-transpeptidase family protein — protein: MNKISFLIIFMAFVSCKKDSIINIDSLTDSKKNDKEGSILAIDTLLYAPFKSKILNEFYNSKDNETVWQSENNRKIIIKTIKNCETEGLNPDDYNITKLSELEKKFSDLDESEQINYDLLLTYNFQKYLTHLHNGKLNPRKIYNNWDLHINELDIKTILNNAIEKDSLIHEIEKCQPKALTYQKLIKALEIINKFPDEQTPLIVTEDKIYHNKKNIAVINIKKKLRYWKDLKAKDSITSTYDDDTFEAVKKFQTRHGLISDGIIGKSTITALNFTKEERKNQIIANLERWRWFSKSFAENYLLINIPNYSLNVIEKQKITMNKRIVVGKINRKTPILTSILQTVVFNPTWTVPPTILKEDLLPEMIKNRNTLKNKGIGIYDSKNKEIDPLDWNEKRPRGYRYIQKPGYYNSLGVVKINFPNKHSVYLHDTNHRNLFERNNRSLSSGCVRIEKPLELAQLLLDNPVQYSKEKIDSIVATRETLFIGIKKRYAIYQWYWTAWSENDELIFRDDIYKLDADLYKQLRN
- a CDS encoding carboxypeptidase-like regulatory domain-containing protein encodes the protein MKYNFTFSLLFLLASVGVTAQVTLAKRIKGQVSSNGIPLEGINILNTSNINMVVSDSNGSFSILVNEGDILSFSAVNYETLRKYINTKEFKTGNIVVDLTPKSIELNEVLINTRPDITAENLGIIPENQIKLTPAERKLQTAGDFKPTHLLGVLGGALAVDPILNAISGRTKMLKKAVSVERKEFLMLKLQTLFEDKYYLETLKISKDYVRGFQYYCIEDPDFVASLKGKNKTMCMFLIVGLATKFNKDKATDTEVQ
- the pepE gene encoding dipeptidase PepE, giving the protein MKNCIIASTSTLHGGDYLEYILPELQLHFQNCKTILFIPYARPSGITHDEYTSKVAQAFGKINIVVKGIHEFENPQEAIHNAEGIFTGGGNTFLLVTQLYKNELMNILADTVKAGTPYLGTSAGSNICGLTMQTTNDMPIIYPPSFQTLGLIPFNLNPHYLDPDHQSQHMGETRETRIKEFHAFNTLPVLGLREGSWLEVKGDKITLKGNLQARLFRQNLLPEELETGSDLSFLN